The genomic segment CGGTCGGTTGCATTTAGGCGTAAAACTCTTTAATTGTGTCAGCAATATATTGAATATGTTCTTTTGTGATCCAATAGTGCGTTGCCAATCGGAAATATCCGTCGCGGTCGCACGGATTGATCAAAATATTTTTTCCGTGCATATATTCGACAAAGGCTTCGGTATCCAATTGTGCATCTGTGCTATTTTTGAAAAACACAAAGTTAATGTCCCTGCGATCATGCGCAATATCTATTTTATCAACATCGCTTAAGAGTTTTTCCAACATTCCCGCATTCTGATGGTCGGTATCGAGGCGGTATCGCATCTCTTTTAAAGCGATTAAGCCTGCAGCAGCAAGAATACCTGCCTGTCGCAAACCGCCGCCCATAATCTTGCGGTTCCGGCGCGCTTGGTCGATAAATTTGCGGCTTCCCGCTAAAATAGAGCCGATCGGTGCGCATAATCCTTTGGAAAGGCAGAACATAACAGAATCGACATGCTGTGTCAATTCCTTCGCTTCAACACCTAAAGAAACGGCTGCATTGAACAGACGCGCGCCGTCAAGGTGAACGGGAATATGATAGCGGTTTGCGCATCTCCTCACCTGTTCCATCTGCTCTACCGAAAATACTTTTCCGTTTGAGTGCGCATTTTCCAAACAGATAAGGCTTGTTTTAGGTTCATGAATATCATCCCCAATGCGAACTCGCGGTTCGATTGATTCCGGCAAAAGAATAGAACCGTACGCATCGATCGTTCGCAGTTGTACACCTGCAATAATACTCGCGGCTCCGCTTTCGTGCTGTACGATATGACATTGATCATCTAAAATGACCTCACTACCGCGGGGACAATGCGTGAAAAGCGCCAACTGATTTCCGAATACGCCGGAAGGCACAAAGAGCGCTGCTTCTTTTGCCGTAATACTTGCGGCATATTGTTCCAGTTCCTTAACGGTAGGATCATCTTCATACACATCATCGCCGACCGGAGCTTTCGCCATAGCTTCCCGCATTGCCTCGGTTGGCCACGTAACGGTATCACTGCGTAAATCAATGTAATTCATATATTCAAGTGTATCTCATAACCCCTTCAGATGCAATACAGACATTTTCAATATTCACGATATTTTGTTAAAAGCATTATAAAAGCATTAATAGAAATCTCTAAAAATTCGGCTGGTTGTTAGAGATACCCTATACCCACTTGAAAGATAGCCGCCGAAGCATATACTATAGGTACCTCTAAATGGGGTATCTTGTAAAAAATCGGATTGAATAATGATGGAAGAAAAAACGGAAGCATCGGCGGCGTTTTCGCGGACGCGAGCGGATCACGCAATAGAAATACTGGAAGATTATACGGAAGCTATCGCCAAAATCAGTAACGAAAACGGAAAATGCCGCGTTATGGATCTTGCACGATATTTCGGCGTAAGCCATGTGTCTGTTATTCAGGTGCTGCAACGGTTAAAAGCCAATTATTTGATTGAAAGCGGTACTCATAAACCGATATATCTTACCGAAGAAGGCTGTGCATTAGCACGCGAATGTGCTATCCGGCATGGAATCGTACTTCAATTTTTACTGAAACTCGGCGTAAGCGAAAAAACTGCCCTACTCGATTCCGAAGGATTGGAACATCATATCAGTTCCGAAACATTGGAATGTATGAAGAAGTTTATAGAAAACCTCTAAAAATCGAGATGCTATCGGTAGCATTCAAATCATAGTGGGAACCTCTAAAAACAGAAGTTTTTAGAGGTGAGCTTTGCTCACCGGTTTTCCTTAGATTTATTTGCGATGTATTTTTTATAAATTATTATAATATAACAATTTATAAAAAATACTCGTTATCAGCTTTGTTGATGAGGCATCTTCTAAAAAGCTAACCGAGTTTTTAGAGATGCCCAGTGACAGTCTTGACAAACAACCGTAGCCTGCACTACATTTATAGCAGAAAATATGTAGGATTTACTACATATTTTTAAGCGTTTTATGTAGTATATACTACTAAAAATAGAAATTTTATTCTGGAATAATTTTTCCAAAGGGAGCTTGTATGAAAAATCATACACAATGGGCAACAATTATATTCATAGCGCTAACGTTTATTATCGGTGCAGCCGGTATGATGGGGTGTTCAAAAAAGAATAGTGCGGTTGCAGATAAAGCGAATACAGAACGCCCCAAACGGGTGGTAACGACCTTCACTATTTTGCAGGATATGGCGCAGAATATTGCAGGCGATAAGCTTTTGGTAGAATCAATTACCAAGCCGGGGGCGGAAATTCACGAATATGAGCCGACTCCGCTTGATATTGTGAAGGCTCAATCTGCTGATTTGGTTCTGCGCAATGGTTTGGGGCTTGAACGCTGGTTTGAAAAATTTATGGGCAATGTAAAAGATGTACCGAGCGTTACGCTCAGTGACGGGATTGAACCGATGGGTATTGGGGAAGGACCGTACAACGGGATGCCGAACCCGCATTCGTGGATGTCGCCGAAAAATGCACTCATCTATGTGGAAAATATCCGGAAAGCCTTTGTGAGTTTAGACCCTGCAAATGCGGAGACCTATAATGCCAATGCAGCTGCGTACAGCGAAAGCATCAAAAAGATCGATACGTTCTTGACTGAAAAGCTTTCCGAAATTCCCGAATCGCAACGCTGGCTGGTCACTTGCGAAGGAGCTTTTTCGTATCTTATCCGCGACTGTAATATGAAAGAACTGTACCTGTGGCCGGTCAACGCCGATGAAGAAGGCAGCCCACAGCAAATTCAAAAGGTTGTCGATACCATTCGGCTGCATCATATTCCCGTTGCCTTTTCCGAAAGCACCATCAGCAATAAGCCGCAGCTGCAAGTTTGTAAGGAAACCGGAGCCTATTACGGCGGTGTGTTATATGTCGATTCGTTAACCTACGAAGACGGAGATGCCCCGACGTATCTCAAGATGCTGGAATACAATGCGGAAGCAATAGTGAAGGGATTTCAGGATAGTCTTGCACGGTAATCCGCAGAGATTTAGATAAACGGTGATGGCGGATGTACGGAAATATGCCCGCTGCAATATCGGGCTAATCAACAACCCCGACGCAAGCGTCGGGGTACAGTGCTCAATGTTTCGCACTGTATGTTCTATAAGGTGGTTGCAGTCGGCTTTAATACCCTTTGTTACGACGCAAGCGTCGGGGTATTAAACCCTCCGCACGAATAATAAGGAAAGAATTATGGACGGTAAGCAGGAATATCCCGTTGAACTTACAGTAAAGGATGTCAGTGTTGCGTACAATAATGGACATGTAGCCTTGCACAATGCTTCCTTTTCCCTGCAAAGGGGGACGATTACCGCATTGGTCGGGGTAAACGGCAGCGGAAAGTCCACGCTTTTTAAGACAATCATGGGCTTTATTAAACCGATGAGCGGATATGTAACCATCTGCGGAAAACCGATTGGTATGGCACAAAAACAGCACTTACTTGCATACGTGCCGCAGTCTGAAGATGTGGACTGGTCGTTTCCGGTTAGT from the Treponema medium genome contains:
- a CDS encoding metal ABC transporter substrate-binding protein; translation: MKNHTQWATIIFIALTFIIGAAGMMGCSKKNSAVADKANTERPKRVVTTFTILQDMAQNIAGDKLLVESITKPGAEIHEYEPTPLDIVKAQSADLVLRNGLGLERWFEKFMGNVKDVPSVTLSDGIEPMGIGEGPYNGMPNPHSWMSPKNALIYVENIRKAFVSLDPANAETYNANAAAYSESIKKIDTFLTEKLSEIPESQRWLVTCEGAFSYLIRDCNMKELYLWPVNADEEGSPQQIQKVVDTIRLHHIPVAFSESTISNKPQLQVCKETGAYYGGVLYVDSLTYEDGDAPTYLKMLEYNAEAIVKGFQDSLAR
- the ltaE gene encoding low-specificity L-threonine aldolase, with the translated sequence MNYIDLRSDTVTWPTEAMREAMAKAPVGDDVYEDDPTVKELEQYAASITAKEAALFVPSGVFGNQLALFTHCPRGSEVILDDQCHIVQHESGAASIIAGVQLRTIDAYGSILLPESIEPRVRIGDDIHEPKTSLICLENAHSNGKVFSVEQMEQVRRCANRYHIPVHLDGARLFNAAVSLGVEAKELTQHVDSVMFCLSKGLCAPIGSILAGSRKFIDQARRNRKIMGGGLRQAGILAAAGLIALKEMRYRLDTDHQNAGMLEKLLSDVDKIDIAHDRRDINFVFFKNSTDAQLDTEAFVEYMHGKNILINPCDRDGYFRLATHYWITKEHIQYIADTIKEFYA
- a CDS encoding iron dependent repressor, metal binding and dimerization domain protein, whose amino-acid sequence is MMEEKTEASAAFSRTRADHAIEILEDYTEAIAKISNENGKCRVMDLARYFGVSHVSVIQVLQRLKANYLIESGTHKPIYLTEEGCALARECAIRHGIVLQFLLKLGVSEKTALLDSEGLEHHISSETLECMKKFIENL